A section of the Mangifera indica cultivar Alphonso chromosome 12, CATAS_Mindica_2.1, whole genome shotgun sequence genome encodes:
- the LOC123192414 gene encoding transcription factor bHLH112-like isoform X2: protein MAEEFQTGICGGIWWNSSRNSFSPCSASGIGLTDHMGSFLWSNTDMVDVKTATRSCEESNNSVSADSSIVFQTAQKPQNTDSDSGGSSVLMDSTLQMMSFGLSSSSSSSNDWNPALLRGNGTESYHSIIQEDTNSRLNYRQEPDQSQLKCVTNSDNSPGLSTGFPMASSTASYGYPSPTLYSLFEQSLFNNRSNNYLSSSSNYATNCNELSSNSWPKFAPSNLLKQSSPKQQPNSLHFSNNTPFWNASATTGLNDIKAGFYSSSHTQFLTPILEEKPNCHSLNTKSNNEEDRDSGSAVKKVSGEPPFKRPRIETPSPLPTFKVRKEKLGDRITALQQLVSPFGKTDTASVLHEAIDYIKFLHDQVSVLSTPYMKQGTPIQQQQNCHKVKEAEVGKQDLRSRGLCLVPISSTFPVTNETTADFWTPTFGGTFR from the exons atgGCGGAAGAGTTTCAGACTGGGATTTGTGGGGGGATTTGGTGGAATTCATCGAGGAACTCCTTCTCTCCATGTTCGGCATCAGGGATTGGTCTTACTGATCACATGGGGAGCTTTCTTTGGTCTAATACCGATATGGTTGATGTTAAAACAGCAACAAGGTCTTGTGAGGAATCAAATAATTCTGTTTCTGCTGATAGCTCCATCGTTTTCCAAACTGCTCAAAAGCCTCAGAACACCGATTCAGATAGTGGAGGCAGCAGTGTTTTGATGGACTCCACCTTGCAAATGATGAGTTTTGGCCTTTCTTCCTCCTCTTCATCGTCCAACGATTGGAACCCGGCCTTACT TCGTGGAAATGGGACTGAGAGTTATCATTCTATTATTCAAGAAGATACGAATTCAAGGTTGAATTACAGGCAAGAACCAG ATCAGTCGCAACTCAAGTGTGTCACCAACTCCGATAACTCTCCAGGCTTATCCACCGGCTTCCCCATGGCTTCATCAACCGCTTCTTATGGATACCCTTCACCAACGTTGTATAGTTTGTTTGAACAATCGCTTTTCAACAACCGGTCAAACAACTATTTGTCTTCGTCATCAAATTATGCGACAAATTGTAATGAGTTATCGTCCAATTCTTGGCCAAAATTTGCTCCCAGTAACTTATTAAAACAATCATCGCCAAAACAGCAACCAAATAGCTTGCACTTCTCCAACAACACTCCCTTTTGGAACGCCTCCGCTACAACTGGATTAAATGATATCAAAGCTGGGTTTTATTCTTCATCACACACACAATTTCTCACACCGATACTTGAAGAGAAACCCAACTGTCACAGCCTCAATACAAAg TCTAACAATGAAGAAGATAGAGACTCGGGGTCTGCGGTGAAGAAAGTAAGCGGTGAACCTCCATTCAAAAGGCCTCGAATTGAAACACCGTCGCCGTTACCGACTTTTAAG GTTCGGAAAGAGAAGCTAGGGGACCGAATAACTGCTCTCCAGCAATTGGTTTCACCCTTTGGAAAG ACTGATACAGCATCAGTTCTCCACGAAGCTATTGACTATATCAAATTCCTCCACGATCAAGTCAGT GTTCTAAGTACTCCTTACATGAAGCAAGGAACTCCAATTCAACAACAACAG AACTGTCATAAAGTGAAGGAGGCAGAAGTGGGAAAACAAGATCTTAGAAGTCGAGGGCTTTGTTTGGTGCCAATTTCGAGCACATTCCCAGTTACTAACGAGACTACGGCTGATTTTTGGACGCCAACATTTGGAGGAACTTTCAGGTAG
- the LOC123192414 gene encoding transcription factor bHLH112-like isoform X1, whose translation MAEEFQTGICGGIWWNSSRNSFSPCSASGIGLTDHMGSFLWSNTDMVDVKTATRSCEESNNSVSADSSIVFQTAQKPQNTDSDSGGSSVLMDSTLQMMSFGLSSSSSSSNDWNPALLRGNGTESYHSIIQEDTNSRLNYRQEPGIEISQIQKDWGPKSFTCAAENSFINSFRSTNQDFTLDQSQLKCVTNSDNSPGLSTGFPMASSTASYGYPSPTLYSLFEQSLFNNRSNNYLSSSSNYATNCNELSSNSWPKFAPSNLLKQSSPKQQPNSLHFSNNTPFWNASATTGLNDIKAGFYSSSHTQFLTPILEEKPNCHSLNTKSNNEEDRDSGSAVKKVSGEPPFKRPRIETPSPLPTFKVRKEKLGDRITALQQLVSPFGKTDTASVLHEAIDYIKFLHDQVSVLSTPYMKQGTPIQQQQNCHKVKEAEVGKQDLRSRGLCLVPISSTFPVTNETTADFWTPTFGGTFR comes from the exons atgGCGGAAGAGTTTCAGACTGGGATTTGTGGGGGGATTTGGTGGAATTCATCGAGGAACTCCTTCTCTCCATGTTCGGCATCAGGGATTGGTCTTACTGATCACATGGGGAGCTTTCTTTGGTCTAATACCGATATGGTTGATGTTAAAACAGCAACAAGGTCTTGTGAGGAATCAAATAATTCTGTTTCTGCTGATAGCTCCATCGTTTTCCAAACTGCTCAAAAGCCTCAGAACACCGATTCAGATAGTGGAGGCAGCAGTGTTTTGATGGACTCCACCTTGCAAATGATGAGTTTTGGCCTTTCTTCCTCCTCTTCATCGTCCAACGATTGGAACCCGGCCTTACT TCGTGGAAATGGGACTGAGAGTTATCATTCTATTATTCAAGAAGATACGAATTCAAGGTTGAATTACAGGCAAGAACCAGGTATAGAAATTTCTCAAATCCAAAAGGATTGGGGTCCAAAGAGCTTTACTTGTGCAGCCGAAAATTCCTTCATCAATAGCTTTAGGTCTACTAATCAAGACTTTACTTTAGATCAGTCGCAACTCAAGTGTGTCACCAACTCCGATAACTCTCCAGGCTTATCCACCGGCTTCCCCATGGCTTCATCAACCGCTTCTTATGGATACCCTTCACCAACGTTGTATAGTTTGTTTGAACAATCGCTTTTCAACAACCGGTCAAACAACTATTTGTCTTCGTCATCAAATTATGCGACAAATTGTAATGAGTTATCGTCCAATTCTTGGCCAAAATTTGCTCCCAGTAACTTATTAAAACAATCATCGCCAAAACAGCAACCAAATAGCTTGCACTTCTCCAACAACACTCCCTTTTGGAACGCCTCCGCTACAACTGGATTAAATGATATCAAAGCTGGGTTTTATTCTTCATCACACACACAATTTCTCACACCGATACTTGAAGAGAAACCCAACTGTCACAGCCTCAATACAAAg TCTAACAATGAAGAAGATAGAGACTCGGGGTCTGCGGTGAAGAAAGTAAGCGGTGAACCTCCATTCAAAAGGCCTCGAATTGAAACACCGTCGCCGTTACCGACTTTTAAG GTTCGGAAAGAGAAGCTAGGGGACCGAATAACTGCTCTCCAGCAATTGGTTTCACCCTTTGGAAAG ACTGATACAGCATCAGTTCTCCACGAAGCTATTGACTATATCAAATTCCTCCACGATCAAGTCAGT GTTCTAAGTACTCCTTACATGAAGCAAGGAACTCCAATTCAACAACAACAG AACTGTCATAAAGTGAAGGAGGCAGAAGTGGGAAAACAAGATCTTAGAAGTCGAGGGCTTTGTTTGGTGCCAATTTCGAGCACATTCCCAGTTACTAACGAGACTACGGCTGATTTTTGGACGCCAACATTTGGAGGAACTTTCAGGTAG